atatatttgccAGCGTGCGCtaaatttttaaataaatttcttggAAGTGTTGCTGCCAATTCCATGGCTTTCGATCTAGATTATAACTTAATAGGGTACATCCAAAAAGACTTTATCCTCTTTCATGAAATATTATACTGCATATAGTACTATGTTCTCTTTAGAATTTCCATAAATGTCCCACAGTCAATTATTATTACAGGATTTTTATTTGCCAACTCTTTATTATCATAGAGCACATAATTAATATCTTCCTCCCCTAATCGCTTAGTTGAACAGGATAGGCGAAAGTCTATGGCTGTAAACCAAGAGACGTGTAAAAAATAGAAGGGAAGAATTTTCAACCGCGTTTCCTCTATTGTTGTCGATCACATTTGTACTTGCAAAGTAATTTTAGCACAGTTTTTTCCGCGTTTTAGTGTTCCCTGCTTCTGATATACGGCAGGCTGCATGGCTGGCTATCTCACAGAAAcaggttattgaaaataaatattcatattctccGAAAGCTTAACATTTTTATCCCACCAATCTCCTTCGTTTTTATTCTCTCACCTGCTATTTCTTGGCAAAATACCAAGTAGGAATTGACAATGATGGTCTCgtccaaaagaaaaaaccGGCTGCTCATGATAGGAGCGTCCCTGTTCCTTGGACTATTGTTTTTCTTGGCTATCccatcaaagaaatcaaatgtCCCTTTAATACTAGACAATGGTTCTGATTACCTGGAGGATgaatcttcaaaatataaagaagGTGGTACGCTTTCCCAAAATTCTGATGCTACTTTAAAAGATGCTGACTCTGGCATAGCGGAAATTGGAAATACTGTTACCCAGTCAGAATTAgctgttgaagaagaaaacaaagctCCATACCCATTAGAAGACAAAAAGCAGGCAGAATCACAAGGCATAGTTCCATCTAAGGCTGCCGATGTCGGtgaagcaaagaaaacagaTGCTCCATCAAGTGGATGTTCATCTAAGGATAAAAAGTATGTTGTCATGATTGATGCTGGTTCAACTGGTTCCAGAGTCCATGTTTACACGTTCGATACCTGTGTGAGTCCTCCAAAATTGTTAGATGAGCAATTCAAGATGTTGAATCCGGGTCTCTCGTCATTTGATACTGATACTTTAGGTGCGGCAAAGTCACTAGACCCATTATTAGAAGTTGCATTGAACACTATTCCAACCGACAAGCAAGGATGTTCACCTGTTGCCGTTAAAGCCACGGCTGGTTTGAGATTATTGGGTGAGAAAAAAGCGAGTGCAATCCTAAAGGAGGTCAGAAAATATCTCGAGACAAAATATCCATTTCCAGTGGTTTCCGGTGATGGCATTTCTATTATGGACGGAAGTGACGAAGGTGTTTATGCCTGGATCACGGCAAATTTCCTACTTGGAAATATAGGAGGCAAAGAGAGGACTCCTACAGCAGCTGTTTTTGATCTTGGTGGAGGATCTACGCAAATCGTCTTTGAGCCAGAAGATGGTGAAGAAATGATTGATGGTGAGCATAAGTATGAGATTGACTTCGGTGGTCGACATTTCATCTTATACCAATATTCTCATCTTGGATATGGTCTAATGGagggaagaaagagaatcAATTCTTTGGTCCTAGAATTACTATTGCAAAAGCATGGTTCTATATCTGGCTTGGTTCCGCTCACCGAATTAGAAGCGAAGAATCCTAAAGGACTCAAGGCTGAAGTTACATTGAAAAATCCATGCGTTCCTCCGGGTGTTGCCGCAAATAACATTCCCGTCAAATTAGAAGATGGTACTACATACTTGGTGAACTTTGTTTCTCCGGCAAAAGATGAGTCCGATACCTTAGCAGCTACCGCATCTACACAGTGTCGATTCCTTGCGGAGACTATTCTGAACAAGGATGCAAAATGTAAATCTAAGTCTTGCTCTTTCAATGGTATATATCAACCTTCACTCAGACATCATTTCCCTAAGAGCTCTGATATGTTTGTGTTCTCATATTTCTACGATCGTTTGCAGCCTATTGGAATACCTCAGTCCTTTACACTTCAAGAAGTGATGGATATTACACAGTTGGTGTGCTCTGGTTCATCTCTCTGGAATGAGTTTTTCTTGCAGAAGAGTTCAATCGAAGAGTTGGAGAACGAGCCATTGTGGTGTATGGATCTCTCTTTTATGACTGCCTTGTTACATACCGGTTATGATATTCGTCTCAACAGAGAACTTAGAACTGCCAAGACCATCGCTGGAAATGAGCTTGGTTGGTGTCTTGGAGCATCACTTCCATTGCTTGACCAGGGCTCTGGTTGGACCTGTAAAGTTGATAAGCAGTATTAAGCgcttttttctatttaaATACTGAACGTTGATTATCAGGTGGCCGACCTGTTCGTATTTTATTTGTCAAGCAGGATCATGCTTGAGGACTATAGTCGCGACTGTAATTTTTCTcccaactttttttttttttttggtcgTATTTTCCAATGGTTGAGTAATTGTCATCGGCTGTTTCCGTCTCTAAAGGTCGATAATCAATATAACTATTTTCGGGACTCTGAAAGTTGGATTGTAATAAACGTTTTGGTGCCAACAAATTGTTTATTTAACCAAATATTTACCATAGCCAAGGGAATGCAATTTGCATAGCAGTTTTAATTGGTGTAAGGATAAATTGGTAACACTGatgtcttcttcaacagaCTCTCTTAATacaacttcttcatctcctgATACGCCCTCCTCTGAAACACCATCAGCTCAGCCCTTACAGAGGTCCGAATCGATGACATCCAAAGAGCCTATTTTGCACACCTGTTTCTTTGATGATAGACCTCCACAATCTATAACAGTTGGTTTTGATTCTAGGAACGACAGACTGTTTGAGGATAAAGATGATTATGCCATTTCTGGTGGGAAAGGTCTTGCTGACCAAGCAGGTTATTCGAGGCAGCGAAATCCGTTTCCCCAGGGTTTCCAGCAACGACATGATAATAATTTCCCACTCCCATCTTTGCTAAATAAAAGGAGGCTTGAGACGGACCAGGAATGTGAGACAACGAGTGAACTTTTGAACTCTCTCAAAGATAAAGGTCTTACGAGTATGCGATCACATACAGAATTGGCAAAAACAGCTCATGGCGTGCGAATTTTGGCAAGAAGGTTGGACAAGGCCACTATACATCTACAACTCAATTCGGTGATGATTATTACCAAGGCAAGAGATaattctttgatttttctcACCAGGGAGCTTGCATCCTGGCTGTTAAAGGAATCCAAGCACACAACCGTTTACGTGGATTTCCACCTAAAGAGGTCCAAACGGTTTTGTGCTGACACTGTCGCTGCATCTGCGGTCAACGGTGAGCAAAGATTAAAGTTTTGGGATAAGGCCGTGGTCACCCATAATCCTAATTTGTTTGATTTTGTCATTACTCTTGGAGGTGACGGAACTGTATTGTATGCTTCGACTATGTTTCAGCGTGCAGTTCCACCAATCATGTCATTTTCGCTTGGATCACTGGGCTTCTTGACGAACTTTAAATTTGAGGACTTTCGTCAGACTCTAACGCGTGCAATCAAGCATGGTGTCAAAACGAATCTCCGGATGAGGTTTACGTGTAGAGTTCATGATAGTCATGGCAAGCTCTTATGTGAACAGCAGGTTCTAAATGAGCTGACCGTGGATAGAGGTCCGTCTCCATGGGTCACAATGCTCGAATTATACGGTGATGGATCTCTCATAACGGTCGCACAGGCTGATGGGTTAATTATCGCCACTCCAACAGGATCAACTGCATATTCACTTAGTGCCGGTGGCTCTTTGGTGCATCCAAATGTCAGCACAATTTGTGTTACGCCTATTTGTCCGCACACTCTTTCGTTTAGACCAATTTTGCTACCAGACTCAATGACATTAAGAGTCCAAGTGCCTCTCAGAGCGAGGGCGCATGCATGGGCTTCATTCGACGGCCGTGAAAGGATAGAGTTATCTAAAGGTTATTATGTGTCTGTGTCGGCATCTCAGTATCCATTTCCAACTGTGCGATCATCGAAGACAGAGTATTTCGATAGCGTGAGCAGCGTATTAAATTGGAATAAGCGTGAAGAGCAGAAATCGTTTGTGAATCTTTTAACTGACAATAACAAGGAGTCTTACGGTAACTACAAAtctgattctgatgatTCGAAATTCGAAATTGATTATAACGATGAATCGGAGCTGGAAAGTGATATGTCAGAAAaagttaagagagacctttGTATTGACCCACCAGCACAGTCAGATCTCCCTAAGCTGCAAAATTCCATAAAGGCAAATTTCTTCACCGGAACAAACGAAAGTACCAGCACATCGTCGCCGGACGACCATCTATGATgtgtatttttgttttgccATGTACGTATTGATTGTTGGAACCTGATCTAGTCTAATCCAGCTCACAAGCTTTGAAGATAAATTAGAAGTCAAGAGATGAGAGTGATCACCTAGATATTATTCAGCACGATGTTTGCTGATATTTCTAGTTTATGCTCTGTGGTATCCTTCCTTGATCTGCTGCACAATAAATTTGCAGAAGATACCTACTTCGCTATGCCGAAACTATGGCATACAACTGGAGCAAAGAGTTGGACAACTAGCATAAAAAAAGGTATTAAGTTAGCTGAAATACAAATTGACATtagaatatatattatgaatatataaTGCCCtaaaatacaaatattaTGTTTGAAGGAATGGTTCATATTCCTAGTACGCGTGTTGCACATACATATGTCATAATACGACGTTATTATGAAAATGGGTTAGAAGAAGATTTCCATCAAATTAAGACAAATATACCTCAATAGACGTAGCTTTTTCAACAGTTATGCAACCTTGTCTGGGCTTTCggtggaaaacaaaatataatatatattgatTCATTTTAATTTCATTAATTGCTTTATTTATGTTTGAAATCAAAAGGTGATCACTGGCCAATACACTTAGAATTGAATATTCACTACGTGAACTATTAACTCAGAAGTAAGCACTAAACGGTTAGGAATCCAATGCGTTTGCCTTGGGTAAAAGTATATATCTCTAGAATAGACTCAGATTTGAATCATGCTCAACATTGAGCTTCCATCTACTCTACTATTTCCGAAAGAAATTG
This sequence is a window from Brettanomyces bruxellensis chromosome 5, complete sequence. Protein-coding genes within it:
- the GDA1 gene encoding Guanosine-diphosphatase (BUSCO:EOG09261EAB) — its product is MVSSKRKNRLLMIGASLFLGLLFFLAIPSKKSNVPLILDNGSDYLEDESSKYKEGGTLSQNSDATLKDADSGIAEIGNTVTQSELAVEEENKAPYPLEDKKQAESQGIVPSKAADVGEAKKTDAPSSGCSSKDKKYVVMIDAGSTGSRVHVYTFDTCVSPPKLLDEQFKMLNPGLSSFDTDTLGAAKSLDPLLEVALNTIPTDKQGCSPVAVKATAGLRLLGEKKASAILKEVRKYLETKYPFPVVSGDGISIMDGSDEGVYAWITANFLLGNIGGKERTPTAAVFDLGGGSTQIVFEPEDGEEMIDGEHKYEIDFGGRHFILYQYSHLGYGLMEGRKRINSLVLELLLQKHGSISGLVPLTELEAKNPKGLKAEVTLKNPCVPPGVAANNIPVKLEDGTTYLVNFVSPAKDESDTLAATASTQCRFLAETILNKDAKCKSKSCSFNGIYQPSLRHHFPKSSDMFVFSYFYDRLQPIGIPQSFTLQEVMDITQLVCSGSSLWNEFFLQKSSIEELENEPLWCMDLSFMTALLHTGYDIRLNRELRTAKTIAGNELGWCLGASLPLLDQGSGWTCKVDKQY